CGTCATCCACACCTCGCCGCCGGCGAGTACCGCCAGCACGCCCGTCCGCCCGGCCGCCGCGGCGAGGGCGCGGACCGGGTAGCCGATGTGGCCGACCGCGTCGAGCGCGACCTCGGGCCCGGCGAGCAGGGTGAGCATCGCTTCGAGCCGGGCGTCGAGCCGCCGTCCGGTGGCCAGCCCGCGCTCGGCGAGCCCCCGGTACACCTCGGTGACGAGCCGGGCGCGCTCGCCGAGGGTGCGGCCGGTGCTGGGAACCTGCAGCGGGTAGGGCACCGGCGGCAGGCCGAGTTCGCTCCACAGCAGGTCGAACTCGTCCGTGGACAGGACGAAATCGGGTCTTCGGCCGGGAGCGCCCATCTCAGCCACGCCCGGACGTGACCACGCGGCACGGAGAACCACCGGATCCCGGGATCGCCGGGCCGGTGGTCCGCGTGCCGGACGACCGGGACGAGTTCGTCGTACCCGGCCGGCTTCCGGCCTCGCCCGCGTCCCCGGTGATTCCGGACGCGGACCTCACCGGCGGATCGCTCCGCCGGAAGTCGTGATCTTCCAGCGCCGCCCGCGCGAGAGACACGGCCCGCGCGTGCGCGGCCGTCGCGCGTTCGTTCGCGATCCGCAGGTCGACGGCGGCTTCCGCGGGATCGGCGTCACCACCCGCGGCGAACAACCGCGTCAGGGTGGCGTCCAGATCGAACTCGACCGGCTCGGGCATCGCCGCGCGAGCCGCCGCCGCGGCGGGCCCGTCCGCGCGGCGCACCGCCTCGTACAGCTCGCGATGGCTGCGCGCCGCCCAGTTCTGCACGCCACTCCCCTCAAGATCAGCACCCAGGAAACCCGTGCGCGGGCCGTGGCGCCAGGATCACCTGTGTGACATGCCCGTTCGGACTGTCAACTTTGCCCGCCCGGCTCACCGACGAGACGTTTCGCCAGGTCCGCGGCGGCGTCGGTGCCCAGATCCGCACACACCTCCAGAGCCTCACGCCGGCAGGCCGTGGCCACCGCGGTCCGGGCGCCGGCGTCGAGCACCCGGACGAGCTCCGCGAGCGCCTGCGCGCGCTGCCAGCGGGTGATGACCTGGGTGAACACGTCCAGCGCCGACAACAGGCACTCCTCGGCGACCCCGAGCCGCCCGGCTTCCCGCCAGGCCACGCCCTCCTGCACCGCGCACTCCGCGCCCGGCACCGGGAAACCGCCCTCGTCGAACAGTTTCCGCGCGGTGCGAAACGCGTCGGCGCCACCGGGCCAGTCCCCGGTTTCGGTCAGCGCCCGCCCCAGCAGCTGGAACGTCAGCGCGCGGAAGAACCGGCGGGTGAAGAGGTTCGCGTCGTCGCGGTAGCGCTCAGCGTCGGCGAGCACCTCGCGGTGCACCAGCAGCGCCTCGCCGGGCCGGCCGACCGCGCACAGAACCTTCCCGAGCACGTTGCGGATCGAGCCCTGCCCCATCCAGAAGTCCATGTCCGCCAGGCCGACCGCGCGCTCGACGTGGTCCAGCGCCTCCTCCGGCCGGTCCAGCCGCAGCAGCACCGAGCCGAGGTAGGCCAGCGCCCACGTCTGCTCACGCCGGTCGCCGGTCTCGGTCGCGATGTCCAGCGCCTCCTGGTGCGCGGCCCGGCCGCCCTCGTTGTCGCCGAGGCAGTAGTACCGCGCCCAGCCGAGGAAGTTGAGCAGCACCGCCTCGTCCGCGCGGCTGTCCAGCGCGCGGGCCGACGCGACGCCGAGAGCGAACACGTCGTGCCACGGCAGCTGCTGGCTCCGCCCGTCGGAGAACCAGTGCAGCGCCCGCGCCAGGTCGACCACCTGCCGGTACTTGCCGCACCCGTGCCCGATGCGCTGCGCGGCGAGCCAGTTCGCGGCTTCCGCGTCGAGCCACTGGGCGGCCTGCTCACGGGAGGCGAAGCGGCTCGCCTCCACCGACGCCCGCAGCGCGTCCGGGAAGAACAGCCGTCCGGCCCCGGCGGCGGTGTCCAGCAGGTGGTCGACCACCGCGGACACCGCTTCCCACGCCTCGTCCGGGTTCTCCTCGGCTTCCAGCCGCTCGCGGGCGAACAGGCGGATCAGGTCGTGGAAGGTGTGGCGGCCGGGGACCCCGCCCTCCTGCACGAGGTTCGCGTCGACCAGCTCGGCGATGTGGGCCCGCACGTCCGCGGTCGCCATGCCGGTGGCGACGGTCGCCAGTTCGGCGCCGAAGTCCGGACCGGGGATCACCGCGAGTCGCCGGAACACCAGGCGCGCGGCCGGGGACAACCTGCGGTGCGACATCTCGAACGCCGACCGCACGCGCAGGTCGCCCGCCGACAGGGACGCCAGCCGGGTGCGCTCGTCGCGCAACTGGTCGACCAGGTAGGAAATGGTCCAGTGCGGCCGGGTGGCCAGCCGGTTGCCCGCGATGCGCACCGCCAGCGGCAGGTTTCCGCACAGCTGGGCCAGTTCCTCGGCCGACGACGGTTCGGCACGCACCCGGTCCGCACCGGCGATGGCGGCCACGAGCGCGGAAGCGTCGGCGGTGTCCAGTGGCCTGAGCCACAGCCAGCGCGCGGATTCCAGCCCGGCCAGCGCGCGGCGGCAGGTGACGAGCGTGAGGCACCCGGTGGCGGCGGCCAGCAGCGGGCGGACCTGCGCCTCGTCGGCCGCGTTGTCCAGCAGGACCAGGACGCGGCGTCCGGCGAGCATCGAGCGGAACAACGCGGACTGTTCGCCGACCGACGCCGGGATCTCCGCGGCGGGCACGTTCAGGCCGCGCAGCAGGACGTCCAGCGCCGCGCGCGGGCTGACCGGCTGGTCGTCCATGCCCCGCAGGTCGACCGAGAGGAATCCGTCCGGGAAGTCGGCGGCGAGGTCGTGCGCGGCCGAGCGGGCCAGCGCGGTCTTGCCGACGCCCGGATGCCCGACGAGGGAGACGACGACGCCGCTCGGGGTGGTGCGGGCGTCACCGGCGGCGCGGCGCAGTTCGTCCAGCTCCGCGCCACGGCCGACCAGGTCGGGCACGGCGGGCGGTGGCGGTCCGGCGAAGGCGCCGGCGGGCCGGGGCCTGCCCCGGCGACGGCCGTCGCGGGCCGCGGACAGGAAATCCTCGCGCGTGTCACCGGTCAGGCCGAGCGCGTCGGCGAGCGCCTCGGTGGACCGGCGCTGGGCGGCCTTGGCGCGGCCGCGTTCGAGGTCGGAGAGGGCGCGGACGCTGACGCCGGAAGCCTGCGCGAGGTCGGCCTGGGTGAGCCGGGCCGAGCGGCGATGGCGTAGCAGCAGCTCACCGAAGGGCGGATCCTCCCCCGGCGACCCTATGTCCAGCGTCTCGCTCACCGCCACCCATTAAACCGGCAGTACTGGCGCGGCCGAAAGCTGCCGGTGGTTCCGCCTGGTTACCGGCGGGTGGGTACGGTTAGGTGAACTCCATGGCGTTCAGCACCGCTCCGCGCGAAATCCCCGCCACTCGCGCCACCACCCGCCTGCACGCCGTCCCGGCTGCCGACCGCGCCGTCGTGCGGGTCGCGGTCCTGGCAGACGACGTGTTCCTGCGGTCGGGTCTGCTCAGCGAGATCCAGGGCAAACCGGGCATCCACGTGGTCACCGGCTCACCGGCGTCGGCGGACGTGGTGGTCGCGATCACCGAAACGGCGGCCGACCTGCCCGCGCTGATCGCCGAAGCCCCGACGAACGCCCGGCTCGTGCTGATCACCGGCACCCCGCGCCCCGCGGAACTGTGGGCCGCGATCGAGAACGGCCTGGTCGTCCTGCTTCCCCGGGCGGAAGCGACGACGACCCGGGTGCTGCGCGCGATCGCCGAGGCGCACCAGGGTCACGGCCACCTGCCCGCCGAGCAGCTGGGCCAGGTGCTGCACGGGCTGGCCCGTCTCCAGCGCGAGGTGCTGTCCCCGCGCGAGCTGATGCTGAACGGGTTGTCGCGCCGGGAAACCGAGGTGCTGCGCCGTCTGGCGGACGGCCAGGACACGGCCGAGATCGCCGCGGAGATGTCCTATTCGGAGCGGACGGTGAAGAACATCCTGCACAGCCTCACCAGCAGGATGGGGCTGCGGAACCGGACGCACGCGGTGTCCTACGCTCTGCGCAACGGGTTGATCTGACGGGCTTATTCGGACAGGCGAGCGGACGGGCGCCACCCGGAACCGGCGGCCAGTAGCCCGACCCGTTGCCGCACCAGCGAAATACGCGCCCCCGCCGCGGGATGCTCCCGCATGGCCGAAACCAGCAGCTGCATCACGTTCTGTTCCAGCTGGTCATCGGCATCGAGGTTCTGCAGGGCGGCGCCCCGCCACGCGCGGAGGAAGCAGCCGCCGCCTTCCCGGACAACCACATCTTCCGCTTCCGGCTGGCCGCGGGGCGCCGACTGCGCCACCGGTACGGTCAGGCCCTCGACGGCATCGATGCGGCCCCGCGGCTCCTCCCCGCGACGGGCAAGGACGCCGGGAACGACGAGCTGCGCCGGTCGCTGCGGACCTCGACCGCGCGGGCGATCGACCTGATGACCGTGTCCACGGCCGTGGTGGCGGGCACGCCGAGGCGAGGCGGCGCCTCGGCGTGCCCGCGGCCCGGAGCGTGCGATGGTCGCTCTGGGAGCCGGAATCGCGGAAATTACTAGGCCACCGAGGAAGCGGACCAGACCTCGCCGGTGAAGTCGCGCAGCTCGGCCGCCTCCGGGGTGCCCAGTTCGTCGAACAGGGCGAACGCCCGCCGCCAGTAGTCCTGCGCCAGACCGGCCCGCGCGGCGCAGCGGTGCAGTTCGGCCAGCTCGTTGAGCGCACGGGCCTGCTGGTAGCGCTCGCCCCGGTTGATGGCGACCCGCAGGCCCGCCTCCACCAGGTCGGCGGCGGTCAGCAGGTCGCCGATGTCGCGGTGCACGGCGCCGAAGTCGATGAGGACCTCGCTTTCCGTGGCGGGGCCGCTGACCGCTCTGACGATCCGCAGTGACTCGTTGAGGTTCGTGAGCGCGTCGTCGAACCGGCCGGTCTCGCGGTAGGTGTTGCCGAGACGATGGCGCGCATAGGCGATCCGCGGCGGCAGACCGTGTGACTCGGCCAGCTCGACCGCGTTGCGCAGGTGCTCGATCGCCTCACGGTGACGGCCGAGGCGGCGCCACGCGTCGCCGAGGTCGGCCAGCGCGCCGCTCTCGCCGTCCGCGTCACCGGCCCGCCGCGACACCACCAGCGAATGCCGGTACCGGTCCACCGCGTCGTCCAGCCTGCCCAGAACCGCCTGGGTCGCACCGAGATTCGCGGCGACAGCGCTTTCCAGCCGCGCGTCGCCGGTGTCCAGCGCCGACCGGAACAGCCGCAGCGCCTCCGGGAACTCGCCGGCCCGGTGACACAGCAAACCCAGCGCGTTCAGCGACGCGGCTTCCAGCTCACGCTCACCCCTGGCCCGGTGCAGGTCGATGGCCCGCAGGAACTGGGCTCGCGCGTCGGCGGCGCGACCGTGGTGCAGGTACGCCGCCGCGAGATCGGAACGCGTGTGCGCCTCGCCGGCTTCGTCCCGCGCCGCCGTCGCCGCCGACAACGCCGCCTCGTGCGTGTGCACCCAGTCGTGGTCGTGGCTGTAGCCGTACAGGTACAGGTACGCGCGCAGGCACCGGGTCAGCTGCCACGCGTGCGTGGGCCAGCCCTGCCCGGCGGCCAGGCTCACCGCGGCGATCAGGCACGGCCGCTCGGCCTCCAGCCACCGCTTCGCCGCCTCGCGGTCGGGCATCACGGGTCCGTGCACGGGCGCCGCACCGGCCAGATCGACCTCTTTGCCCGGGTAGATCAGGTGCGTGGCGCGGGCCGCGGTGTGCAGGTAGAAGTCGAGCACGCGGGTGATCGCCGCGCGCCGCGCGGGCTCCGGCTCGGAATCACGAGCGAGACCGCGCGCGTACTCGGCGAGCAGGTTGTGCAGCCGGTACCGGTCGCGCGTGACGACGGTGACCAGGTTCTCGTCGACCAGCCGGTCGAGCAGCCACCGGGTCCGCGCCGGGTTCAGCCCGGCGAGCGCGCCGACCGACTCGGGCGTGAAGTCCGCGCCGGGATGCAGGCCCAGCAACCGGAACAGCCGCCGCTCCTCGGTTTCCAGTGCCTGGTAGGACAGCTCGAACACGGCCCGCAGACGGCGGCTTCCCGCGGCCAGCTCGTCGAGACGGTCGCCGGTCTCCCGCAGGCGCGCGGCCAGGTCCGCGACCGTCCACGTGGGACGGGACTGCAGCCGCCGCGCGGCGAGCGCCACCGCCATCGGCAGCCACCCGCACAGCTCGGCGACGCGCCGCGCCGCCTCCGGTTCGCCCTCCACGCGCTTCGCGCCGACGACCCGCACCAGCAGCTCACGCGCCTCGGCCGGGGTGAACACGTCCAGCGGCAACGTCCGCGCGCCGTCCAGCGCGAGCGCGCGACGGCTGGTGACCAGCACCAGGTTGGTCGGCCCGGCGGGCAGCAGGGGCAGGATCTGGTCCTCGCTGGCCGCGTTGTCCAGCACCACCAGCACGTCACGGCCGTAGACGCGGTCGCGGTAGAGCGAGGCGCGTTCCTCCAGACTCGGCGGGATCGCTTCGCCGGGCACGCCGAGCAGCCGCAGGAACGACGCGAGCACCGCGGCCGGATCGGCGGGCGGCCGGTCGGAGTGCCCGTGCAGGTCGACGTAGAGCTGGCAGTCGCCGTAGCGGCCCTCGGCCAGCAGCTGGTGCGCGACGTGCACGGCGAGCCGGGTCTTGCCGACCCCGGCCATGCCCTCGATCAGCGCGATACCGACCGCGGTGCCGCCGTCGATCGCGCGCAGCCCCTGGCGCAGGGTGGCCAGTTCGGCCTCGCGTCCGCTGAAATCCGCGGTGTCCAACGGAAGTTGCCGGTGCGCGCTGACCGGGGCGAACTCCGGCCGCGCGACCTCCTGGCGCAGCACGCGCTGGTAGGCGGTGGTCAGCTCCGGGCCGGGATCCGCGCCCAGTTCACCGGCCAGGCGGCGCCGCAGCGTGTCGAACACGTCGAGCGCGGCCGCCTGCTGACCACTACCCGCGAGCGCGATCATCAGCCGCGCGTGGACGGCCTCGTGCAGCGGGTCGGCCTCCGCGACGCGCTGCAGCAGCGGCAGGACTTCCTGGTAGCGGCCGAGATCCGAGGCCGCACCGGCGTACTCGACGACGACCGCGCGGTACTCGCGCACGAGCGCGACGACGATCGGGTGCGACTCCAGCGCGCTCAGGCCCTCCAGCGGCTCGCCCCGCCACAGGCCCACGGCCTCGGCGAACAGCCCGCACGCCTCGGTCAGCTCGCCCTCTTCGCGGACGTGCCGGGCGCGGGCGACGAGCCTGCGGAAGACGAGCAGGTCGTGCTGCCCCTCGGCGACCTTGAGCTGGTACCCCCCGCGAGCGGAGGAGATGGAACCGCTTTCCGGGTCGGCCCGCAGGCGGCGGCGCAGACGCGAGACGCGGGACTGGAGGAGGTCTACGGTGCCGTGCTCGGGCTGGTCGCCCCAGATCGCGTCGACGAGGGTGTCGCGGCCGACCGGCGTGTTCGGCGACAGCGCGAGGAGCGCGAGCAGGGTGCGCTGCTTTTCCGAGCCGGGGTCGACGAGGTCGCCGTCGGCGAGCACGCGCAGCGGCCCGAGGACCTCGACGCGCACACCGCCGCCGGTGGTCTGCTCGCTGCCCGCCTCGCGCAGCAGCTCGCCCAGCTCCACACGGGACAGACCGAGCACATCGCCCAGTTTGCGCAAAGTGGACACCCTGGGGCGGGTGACCCGGCCCTGCTCGACGTCGCGCAGGCCGGCCACGCTCAGGCCCGCCAGGTCCGCGACCTCCCGCTGCGTGAGGCCAGCGCGCCGGCGGAAGCCCTGGACCAGCGTCCCCAAGCGGCTCCGCGAACCGTCGCCCATTCGTTCACCGCCCGATCTCGTCGTTCGCAGCTGGGACGTCGTGCACAGCGCAGTCGTTCCCGCGTTACTCCAACAGAGTTACAAACTCCGCTTCGAAAACGCTTCGAACCGGCGAGACCGTTGCGGTTGGCCGCCCGGAGCAGGCACGCGCGCCTTCAGGCCGTGTGGCGGAATGCCTCCACCACGAGGTCCGCGCACTCCCTGGGCCGCCCGTCGTCCACACGCGTGATCACCTGGCCCGTGACCGTCAGGGGAGGGTCGAGCGGGATCACCCGCACCCGCGTGGACGATGCCTCCGTCAGTTGCTCCTCGGGCAGCAGTGCCCAGCTGCGGGCGTCGGCGCCGACCTCGACGAGCGTCGTCTGTGTCGTGTTCATCGGACGGCCCACCGCCGGCCGCACCCCCGCGCGGCCGAGCGCCCCGCGCACCGCGTCGTGCAGCGGCGGATCGCAGCGGCGGGACGGCAACCGCAGCAACGATCCCGCCAGCTCACGCGGCGTCAGGACCTCGCGCTCGGCCAGTGGATGCCGCACCGACACGACCGCGTGCAGTGGTTCGGTCCACGCCGTCCGCACCCGCAGCCCCGGTTCGCCCACCTCCCCGCGAGCCAGCGCGATGTCGAGGTCACCGCGTCGCAACGCCCGCAACCGCGCGGTCACCGGCAGGTCGACGAGGGCCAGGTCGAACCACGGACCGCTCGAGCGGAGGGCTTCGACCCCGGCTTCGAGCCGCCGGGTGAGGCCCGGCGCCATCCCGATGCGCAACGTGATGACCCGCCCGGCGGCGATCCGCACCCGGTCGGCGGAGGTGAGCGTCTCACGGGCCGCGTCGAGCACGCGCCGCCCGGCGTCGGTCAGGCGCACGTGACGCGGCGACCGGTCCAGCAGCCGCACCCCCAGCTCCCGCTCCAGGCGCGCCACCTGCTGGCTCACCGCGGGCTGGGCGATGGACAGGCGCTCGGCGGCGCGCCCGAAGTGCAGTTCCTCGGCGACCGTCACGAAGTACCGCAGCGCCCGCAGTTCCATCCCGCCTCCGATCAGCCACGATCACCCGATCTTATTACTGCGCGGAGGACCTGGGTCTGGTTCGGTGACCATGATCGCGGTGGACTCGGGGCATGCGTATCGGATTCCGCCTCCCCAGCACCGGCCCGCTGGACACGTTCCGCGAGCACGCCGCCGCCCACGGCGTCGACAGCGCGTGGGCGAACCAGGCGCCCGGCGGATGGGACCCCCTGACCCTGCTGCCCGCCGTCGACGGCCCCGCCGAACTCGGCACCGCGATCGTGCCCACCTACCCGCGCCACCCGGTGGTGATGGCGACGGAGGCGCTGACCGTGCAGGCCCTCACCGGCGGACGGCTGACGCTCGGCATCGGCCCGAGCCACGAGCACATGGTCACCGGCTGGTGGGGCATCCCGTACACGAAGCCGGCGAGCCACACCCGGGAGTACCTGGAGGTGCTGCTGCCGCTGCTGCGCGGTGAGCACGTCAAGCACTCCGGCGAATTCTTCACCGTCGACCACCGGCTGGAGGTGACGGCACCCCCGCCGCCGGTGCTGATCTCCGCGCTGGGCCCGCGGATGCTGGAGATCGCGCGGGACCTGGCCGGCGGCACGATCGTGGTGTGGGTCCGGCCGGACCTGGTCGAGAATTACCTGGTGCCCCGGCTCGGCCCGGGACAGCGGGTGGTGGCGACGGTGATGGTCGCGATCACCGGCGATCCGGACGGCGTGCGGGACCAGGTCGCGCGGGACATGGCGATCGTCGACGAGCTGCCCGCCTACCGCACGCTGCTCGACCGGGGTGGCCTGAGCGGCCCCGCGGACACGGTGGTGGCCGGTGACGAGGGTGTCGTGCTGCGGGAGCTGCGACGGTTCCGCGACGCCGGGGTGACCGACCTGATCATCTCACCGCTCACCGCCCCGGACCGGCTCCTGGAGGTGGCACAACAGGCACGCTGACCCGGCTCCCCCCTCGCCCCGGAACAGCCAACACACCGCCCGGAGCGGCCAACACGCCAGCCGGAGCGGCCAACACGCGGCCCGGAGCGGCAAACACGGCGGAGGCGCGTGTTGGCCGTTCGCGGCGGCGTGTTTGCTGCTCCCGGCGGCGTGTTGGCCGCTCACGGTGGCGTGTTTGCCGGTTGTGGCGGGTGGTCAGTGCTGGGGCAGCATGGTGCCGAGCTTGGCGCGGGTCCGGGCCGCGTCGGGGGAACCCAGTTCCTCCAGCAGCTCCACCGCGGCCTGCCAGGCGCGTCGCGCGGCGGTCAGGTCGCCGCGCGCCTGGTGGGCGTCGCCGAGGTGGTTCAGCGACCGGCTCTCGTAGTAGCGGCTGCCGTGCCTGCGGTACATCGCCACGGCCTTTTCGTAGCAGCGCACCGCTTCGCCGAGGCGGCCCAGCGACTTCTGCGCGTACCCGACGCTGTCCCACGCGTTCGCCTCGCCCAGGAGGTTCCCCAGCACCGCCTGCCGCGCGATCGCCTCCTGGCAGAAGCCCAGCGCCTGCTCGTACCGGCCCAGCCGGGCGCAGCTCCACCCCACGTTGTTGAGCGCGAGCGCCTCCCCGAAACGGTTGCCCGACGTCTGGAACAGCTCCAGCGCCCGGCGCGCGTGGTGGTACTCCGCGCCGTAGTCGCCGAGCCGGTCGCAGACCCACGTCAGCCCCTGCCGCACGTCCGCCTGGTTGCCCAGGTCGCCCAGTTCCTCGAACAGGCCCAGCGCGTGGTCGAGCTGAGTGCGGGCCTCCTCGTCGCGTCCGAGCGCGGTGAAGATGACCGCGAGGCCGCGATGGCTGTGCGCCAGCGCCACCGGGTCGCCGAGCCGCTCCGCCGCGGCGAGCGCGGTCCGGTAGGTTCCCGGCTCGCCCAGCCAGTGCCTGCCCTGCCGGACGAACGTGTGGCTGAGCGCGCACGCCAGTTGCCAGGCCGGAACGTCGAACCCGGTGGCCGCGGCCCGCTCGATGACCGCGACCAGCACCGGGTGCTCGGCCGCGAACCAGGCCGCGGCGTCGGCCGGGGGCTCCACCGTGACGCCGGGACCGGGCGCGGCGAGCATGACCGGCTGGCGCTGCGGGGCCAGCGCAGCGGCACCGGCGTGCGCGGTGTGCACGTAGTGGTCGAACATCCGGCGCACGGCCGCGGTCCGCTCCGCCTCCGGATCCTCCTCGTGCGTCAGCTCGATCGCGTAGGCGCGCAGCAGGTCGTGGAAGGCGTAGCGGCCCGGCGCGCGCTCGGTGACCAGGTGCGCGCGGGTCAGCTCGGCCAGCAGCGGCCGGACCCGGCGCACGTCGATGCCGAGCAGGCTCGCGGCCGCCGCGACCGTGATGTGCGGTCCCGGGTGCAGACCGAGGAACCGGAACAGCCGGGCCGCGTCGCCGCTGACCGCGTGGTAGGACCAGGAGAACACCGCGCGCACGTCGGAGGTGTCGTCGTCGCCTTCGAAGGCGTCCAGTCTCCCGCGCGCGGTGCGCAACTCGGTGGCCAGCTCGGTCAGCGTGAAGCCGGGGTTGGTCGCCGCGCGTGCCGCGACGATGGCCAGCGCGAGCGGCAGCCGTGCGCACAGCGTGTTGATCTGCGCGACCGCATCGGGCTCGGCGGCGACCCGGTCCGCGCCGAGCCGCCGCTCCAGCAGCTCGCGGGCGTCGGAGTCGGAGAGCAGGTCCAGGCTCACCGGGGCGGCGCCCTCGACCGCCACCAGGCCCGCGAGCTGGTTCCGGCTGGTCACCACGGTGATGCTGCCGGGTGATCCGGGCAGCAGTGGACGGACCTGGTCGGCGTCGCGGGCGTTGTCCAGCACCACGAGCACCCGCTTGTCGGCGAGCAGGCTGCGGTAGAGGCTGGTCTGCGCCTCGACGCTGACCGGGATCCGTTGCGCGGGGACGGCGAGCGCGTCGAGGAACCGGCGCACCGCCTCCGCCGGGCTCATCGCGCAGGCCCCCGGGTCGAAGCCGCGGAGGTTGACGTAGAGCTGCCCGTCGGGGAAGTGACGGCAGGCCCGGTGCGCCCAGTGCACGGCGAACGCGGACTTGCCCACGCCCGCGCCACCGCTGACGACCGCCACCGACACCGACGGCCGGCTGTCCCCCTCCAGCGGCAGCACCGCGTCCAGACGCGCCAGGTCCCGCATCCGCCCGGCGAACTGCGGCACGTCACCGGGCAGCTGCCGCGGCACGGGCGCGGTGTCCACCGGCTCGTCACGCAGCAGCCGGACCTGGGTTTCGCGCAGCAGCGGACCGGGTTCGACGCCCAGTTCGTCGATCAGCCGCGACCGGACCGCGGTGTAGACCTCCAGCGCCTCGGGCGTGCGGCCGCACCGGTGCAGGACGAGCATCAGCAGCGCCTGCAGCCGTTCGCGGAACGGGTGCTCCTCGGCTTCCTGCCGCAGGCCCGCGACCACCGAGCGGTGCCGTCCCGCGGCCAGCTCGGCGTCGAAGTAGTCCTCCAGCGCGCTCAGCCGTTTTTCGGCGAGCGGCGGGCCCTCCCGGTCCAGCAGGGACTGGGTGACTCCGCCCAGCGCGGGTCCGCGCCACAGGTCCAGGGCTTCGCGGAGCCGCCGGGCCGCGTCCTCCACCCGCCGTGCCCCGAGGTCGTGCTGGGCGTGCTCGAGTGCTTCGTCGAACTCGTGCAGGTCCAGCTCACCCGGCCCGACTTCGATCACGTACCCCGGCGCGCGCCGCGTGATCACCGGCGCGCCGATCAGCTTGCGCAACTCGGAGACGTACACCTGCACCTGACCGCGCACGGTCGCCGGCGGCGCGGCACCCCAGACCAGCGAGAAGAGCTGCTCGTCGGGCACCACGCGCCCGGCGTTGAGCAGCAGCGCCGCGAGGACGGACCGCTGCTTCGGCCCGCCCAGCCGCACGGCCCCGTCCGGGCCCGACACCTCGATCGGGCCCAGCAGCCGGTAACGCACCGGACGGGGCGGGGTTTCGGACACGGCTCGTCATCACCTTTCCGCGAACGCAATCAGGAAGCGCGGCTCTAGGAACCGCCACCGCCGGCGGACAGCTCTCCCGCGATCACGTCGACCATCTCCAGTACCGCCGTGCCGGAGAGCACCAGCTGGGTTTCGGCACCCGGGTTGAAGCAGAGGACGTGGCGCTCGTCCGGCCAGCGGATGAACACGTTGAACAGCAGGTCGGTGGTGTGGTTCTGGTCCTTGCCCGCGACCTCCTCCAGCATGGCCGCCGACGAGAACACGGTGATCACCGGGATCTCGTCGGTCCCGGCGAGTCGCCACGGCAGCGGCGGGATCCCCGGGCGGTCGTTGACCGGCACCGGTCTCGTCGTCGGGACCACGACCTCACCGGTCACCAGTGCCTGCATGAACGCGTCCTCGTTACGGCCGGCCAGTGCCGCGGCGAGTGTGCTTTCCAGTGCGTTGGACGGCGGGAGGTCGGTGCGCGGTTCCCGGTCCCCGGCGAATTCGTCGAGCACCATCATCGGGATCACCGTGTACAGCTCGTCGCGCACGACGTCGCGCACCTCGGACATCGGCACGGTGTCCTGCCTGCCTTCGGCGAGTTCCGGGACGGCCTCGGGCGGCAGGACCGCACCGATCGGCAGGCCGGGGTCGATGATGAGCCGCTTCGCCGTCACGTCGGCGAACCGCACCTGGTCGTGTCCGCGCGCGAACGTACCGAGGAACCCACCGAGCACCTCTGGCGAGGTGAAGAGCAGGACATCCCCCTCGGCCAGGCCAAGTTGACGTGTCACCTCGTCGTGGTCAGGGGTGCCGGGATCGGGCAGGACCGGCACGTAGAAGGTCGCGTCGAGCACCAGTCGCGCGTAGCGCCGCGGGTCCCCGTCGTCGATCGCCGTCTGCAGGGCGTGCTCCAGGTCATTGCCCGGCTGCCAGGAAGGTTCCACGCGACCTTGCCTCTCTGGGGTACCTTTTGTCCTGCAAACCCTAGTCGGCCGAACCACGGAAGCCATGCCACGCACCCTCTTCGTCGCCCCGGACCAGCG
This is a stretch of genomic DNA from Amycolatopsis endophytica. It encodes these proteins:
- a CDS encoding AfsR/SARP family transcriptional regulator: MSETPPRPVRYRLLGPIEVSGPDGAVRLGGPKQRSVLAALLLNAGRVVPDEQLFSLVWGAAPPATVRGQVQVYVSELRKLIGAPVITRRAPGYVIEVGPGELDLHEFDEALEHAQHDLGARRVEDAARRLREALDLWRGPALGGVTQSLLDREGPPLAEKRLSALEDYFDAELAAGRHRSVVAGLRQEAEEHPFRERLQALLMLVLHRCGRTPEALEVYTAVRSRLIDELGVEPGPLLRETQVRLLRDEPVDTAPVPRQLPGDVPQFAGRMRDLARLDAVLPLEGDSRPSVSVAVVSGGAGVGKSAFAVHWAHRACRHFPDGQLYVNLRGFDPGACAMSPAEAVRRFLDALAVPAQRIPVSVEAQTSLYRSLLADKRVLVVLDNARDADQVRPLLPGSPGSITVVTSRNQLAGLVAVEGAAPVSLDLLSDSDARELLERRLGADRVAAEPDAVAQINTLCARLPLALAIVAARAATNPGFTLTELATELRTARGRLDAFEGDDDTSDVRAVFSWSYHAVSGDAARLFRFLGLHPGPHITVAAAASLLGIDVRRVRPLLAELTRAHLVTERAPGRYAFHDLLRAYAIELTHEEDPEAERTAAVRRMFDHYVHTAHAGAAALAPQRQPVMLAAPGPGVTVEPPADAAAWFAAEHPVLVAVIERAAATGFDVPAWQLACALSHTFVRQGRHWLGEPGTYRTALAAAERLGDPVALAHSHRGLAVIFTALGRDEEARTQLDHALGLFEELGDLGNQADVRQGLTWVCDRLGDYGAEYHHARRALELFQTSGNRFGEALALNNVGWSCARLGRYEQALGFCQEAIARQAVLGNLLGEANAWDSVGYAQKSLGRLGEAVRCYEKAVAMYRRHGSRYYESRSLNHLGDAHQARGDLTAARRAWQAAVELLEELGSPDAARTRAKLGTMLPQH
- a CDS encoding SseB family protein codes for the protein MEPSWQPGNDLEHALQTAIDDGDPRRYARLVLDATFYVPVLPDPGTPDHDEVTRQLGLAEGDVLLFTSPEVLGGFLGTFARGHDQVRFADVTAKRLIIDPGLPIGAVLPPEAVPELAEGRQDTVPMSEVRDVVRDELYTVIPMMVLDEFAGDREPRTDLPPSNALESTLAAALAGRNEDAFMQALVTGEVVVPTTRPVPVNDRPGIPPLPWRLAGTDEIPVITVFSSAAMLEEVAGKDQNHTTDLLFNVFIRWPDERHVLCFNPGAETQLVLSGTAVLEMVDVIAGELSAGGGGS